The window GCTACACCGAAACAGGCTCGATTACCGTCGAAGCTAAAAAAATCAATCGTCAGATCTGGATCTCCGTCACGGACACAGGAATTGGCATTGCCGAAGAGGACTTACCCTTTCTCTTTGAGCGTTTTTGGCGTGCCGATCCTTCTCGCTCTAGTCATTCAGGTGGAACGGGTATTGGTCTGGCGATCGCCCGCCGTTTAGTAGAATTACAGGGTGGTAAAATTGAGGTGACAAGCGAATTAGGTGTAGGTAGCACTTTCCGTTTCTATCTACCAATTGCCTAGTAGGGGCATTTCGCCCTAAAGGACTAGCTGCGCGTCGCGAATCGCCCCTATTCGCGTCATAATAGTAATATTTGCAATTCTTTACAATCATTAATTTATTATGACAACCTCCGAAAATCAATACGAAGTTCAAAAAACCGAGCAAGAGTGGAAAGAAACCCTCACTCCAGAAGCGTTTAAAGTGCTACGTAAGCACGGTACAGAAAGAGCAGGTACAAGTCCTCTAGACAAAGTTTATGACGATGGTACTTACCTTTGTGCGGCCTGTGGGCAACCTTTATTTACCTCCGATACAAAATTCAATAGTGGTACAGGATGGCCGAGTTTTTATCAGCCTTTAGAACAGGCGATCGCTACTACTGTTGACCGCACTCTCTTTATGACCAGAACAGAAGTACATTGTAGTCGCTGCGGTGGTCATTTAGGTCATGTCTTTAGTGATGGGCCTAAACCCACAGGACAACGCTACTGTATGAATGGAGTCTCCCTCAAGTTTGTGCCTGAAAAATAGAAAATTCTAACTATCATTTCATCATGTAGTAATTTAAGCTAGATTGGCTAAAGAAAATTCAGGGTATATTTTTGAACGCCATTAATCTTAATCTCTTAAAGCTATTAGGGATCATGCTGGGTTGGCAAATTGTCTTACTTAGCGTTGCCAACTCAGTTAATGCTCAAACTACAGATCTAAAAGACAGACAAAACACACAAGACATACCAGATCGCGTACTTAAAGAAAGTCCCACTTTACAACGCTGGCTCAAGGAAGTACCCGACTTATGGGAGGATATTCGCCACGATCCTAGTTTTCGTACTCGCTTACGCTTAGGTTTCACGACTTTTCCTAGCACGGATAACACAGGAGGAATAAATCTAGGCGTTGAAGATATATTTATTAAACGTACGGGTTTAACCGTTAGTGCCAATTACCAGTCTGCCTTTAATGGCGATCGCAATTCTTACGGCGCAGACTTACATTATTTTGTCTTACCTCTGGGCAATTATTTTAATCTCGCTCCGATAGTCGGTTATCGCTATGTTCAAAGTAATGACTTTAATACCGATGGACTGCACCTTGGTTTAAGACTAATGCTCGCTTTTTCTCGTACTGGTGCAGGGGATATTTCCCTGTCTCAAAGCTATATTTCCCCTGGTGGTAGTGAAGAAGTCGGTATAACTTCTCTCTCGGTTGGCTATGCTGTTACTTCTAAGTTGCGCCTATCAACAGATTTAGAATGGCAAAACTCCATCGAGGATCATGATAGTCGTGCAGGAATTAATTTAGAGTTAATGTTTTAAAGATTTGCCCAACTGTAGAGAAAATCTAGCCAATATAATAACGAAGTGCGACGCGAAGGACGCGAAGCTTATCCTTTAGGACTCGCTGACGCGAAGCTAACCCTTTAGGGAATCCTTTAGGATAAAGACATCCCCACCGACTAGCAATCAAGAGGGAATGCTTTTTCAAAACTCAAATTAATCATAGCAATGGAAAACCCCACAATTCAAACAGACTTAGCGCAAATACTCAGCAGGCTCGAAGGTAAGATAGATAAACTGGACGAGAAGATAGACAGCAAAATAAATAAGTTAGACGAAAAGATAGACAGCAAGATAAATAAGCTAGACGAAAAGATAGACAGCAAGATAAATAAGTTAGACGAAAAGATAGATAATTTAGCTTTAGGTCAAGCCGAAATCAAAGGCAATATTAAAGCGCTAGATGAAAGATTATCAGGAGAAATCAAGACTTTAGATACCAAGACCGAACAGTTAAATATTAGAATAGGCAATGTAGAATTCGCTAGTCGCGGTATTTTGATTGGTATTGCCATAGTGGTACTTGGCGGTTTTGGAATGTTCTTTTGGATGTCCAGCAAGCTTTGATGATTACGCTTCACAATTAAAATTGTTTGCGTTCATAGTTCATAGTGTGGGAAGTGACATCTCCATACCAGCGAGTAGCCAACTCACAAAGCTGATATAAAGGCTCAGATAATTCTTTGCCTCGCTCAGTTAATTCGTAGCTTACTTTTGGCGGAATTGTTGCTTCATAGTGGCGATGGATAATTCCAATCTTCTCTAACATTCTTAATCTCTCGGTTAAAACTTTAGTAGAAATTCCTTCAACTTGACGCTTTAATTCTCCAAAGCGAAGTGTACCGTTAGTGTCTAAAATCCATAGAATATACATTGTCCAACGCCCTGAAATCTGATCGAGCAGCTTTTCTAAAGGAACATATTCAAGCTCTGTCATACTTTTGATGCTTTATTTTTAGTTCCTAGCTTACTAAAAAGTAGCTACTTTACTTTCGTAACTAAAAGAATTTAAGGTTTAGCTAAATTTAATTGAAATATTTGGAGCAGTGAGCATGAGAAATCAAGTCTGGTATGTGGCATTGTTAATCGGCTTGATGTGTCTAATTCGGTTTGCTTTGAGTGCCTTTGGCTATGCAGCACCTCATCTATTTATGGCAGAAACAGGACTATCTTTAGCTTCTAATCTGCAAATGCCTTATGCTATTCGTGCCTGGGCAATTAGAGATATGGTACTGGCTATATTAGTGGTGTTGACAGACAAAACCCAAGTCAAAATGCTGTTATTTGCTTGTGTGGCGATCGATTTTACCGACATTATTTCTGCTTATTTGAGTGTCAGAAACGGATTATTCAATAACGCAGATGTAGGATTAATCCAGCTTACCTCAACAGCGATCGCTGCATTGATTTTAGAACTAGTCGCGATCGCCTTCATATCCCAAGACAAAACATCTTAAAAGTGTTCATTAGCAAATAATTGCTATAATGTACAAAATAGTCAAAATGTTCAAGTAATGAATGTCTATTCCTTGACCCAAATTCGTAATCAACATGGAGAGGTGTTCGATAAAGCTCAAGTCGAACCAATATTAGTTACTAAACAAAAACGACCAAGCCACGTCATTTTATCCGCCCAAGCATACCAAAAACTAATCGATCGCCTCGAAGAACTAGAAGATCGACAGCTTGGAGAAACCGCAGACAAAGCGAGTAGCCAGTCAGAATTAGTTGGTAGCGAAGCTTTTACCGCAGCTTTAGAAAAGCTTTCCCATGCCTAAACTAGACGGATTAATATCAAGTCCGCTTAAGTGCTTCTAATAAAATCTTTGCGACGCGAAGCTAGTCCTTTAGGGCCCCAACAGCGCGATTATTCAAGGCGAAATGAATTCGCCGAATCTCGCGCTCAAACTAAGCGGGATAAACGCCTTTGCGTCTTTGCCCCAAACTAAGCGGGGTAAACGTCTTGGCGCG is drawn from Pleurocapsa minor HA4230-MV1 and contains these coding sequences:
- a CDS encoding DUF4164 domain-containing protein, whose product is MENPTIQTDLAQILSRLEGKIDKLDEKIDSKINKLDEKIDSKINKLDEKIDSKINKLDEKIDNLALGQAEIKGNIKALDERLSGEIKTLDTKTEQLNIRIGNVEFASRGILIGIAIVVLGGFGMFFWMSSKL
- the msrB gene encoding peptide-methionine (R)-S-oxide reductase MsrB encodes the protein MTTSENQYEVQKTEQEWKETLTPEAFKVLRKHGTERAGTSPLDKVYDDGTYLCAACGQPLFTSDTKFNSGTGWPSFYQPLEQAIATTVDRTLFMTRTEVHCSRCGGHLGHVFSDGPKPTGQRYCMNGVSLKFVPEK
- a CDS encoding type II toxin-antitoxin system Phd/YefM family antitoxin, producing the protein MNVYSLTQIRNQHGEVFDKAQVEPILVTKQKRPSHVILSAQAYQKLIDRLEELEDRQLGETADKASSQSELVGSEAFTAALEKLSHA
- a CDS encoding helix-turn-helix transcriptional regulator; this encodes MTELEYVPLEKLLDQISGRWTMYILWILDTNGTLRFGELKRQVEGISTKVLTERLRMLEKIGIIHRHYEATIPPKVSYELTERGKELSEPLYQLCELATRWYGDVTSHTMNYERKQF